The following proteins are encoded in a genomic region of Solea senegalensis isolate Sse05_10M linkage group LG5, IFAPA_SoseM_1, whole genome shotgun sequence:
- the upb1 gene encoding beta-ureidopropionase, whose product MSACGDFESLEESLQRHLPAADLAEVKRILFGKEIKTLALPECAVEAASQRDFELKGYKFEAALEQLRPPRRIRVGLVQHRVVLPTDAPILDQINAMHSRVGEIVEVAAKCGVNIVCFQETWTMPFAFCTREKEPWTEFAESAEEGNTTRFCQELAKKYNMVVVSPILEREELNNTLWNTAVVVSNSGNVLGKSRKNHIPRIGDFNESTYYMEGDTGHTVFQTAFGKIAVNICYGRHHPLNWFMYSMNGAEIIFNPSATVGALSEPMWPIEARNAAIANHCFTCAINRVGTEHFKNEFTSGDGKKAHHDFGHFYGSSYVAAPDGSRSPGLSRTRDGLLVVEMDLNLNRQISDKWSFKMTGRFAEYAEELTQAVRPDFKPNIVKE is encoded by the exons ATGTCCGCATGTGGTGACTTTGAGTCTCTGGAGGAAAGTCTGCAGCGCCACCTTCCTGCAGCTGACCTCGCTGAGGTGAAGCGTATTCTGTTCGGGAAGGAAATAAA GACACTGGCGCTCCCAGAATGTGCTGTAGAAGCTGCCTCTCAACGTGACTTTGAGCTGAAGGGTTACAAGTTTGAAGCTGCACTGGAGCAGTTGAGGCCGCCCCGGAGGATCAGGGTGGGACTCGTACAGCACCGCGTTGTTCTGCCGACTGACGCGCCCATCCTGGACCAG ATCAATGCCATGCACAGCCGGGTTGGTGAAATAGTGGAGGTCGCAGCCAAGTGTGGCGTGAACATCGTCTGCTTCCAGGAGACCTGGA CCATGCCTTTTGCTTTCTGCACGCGTGAAAAAGAACCATGGACGGAGTTTGCGGAGTCTGCTGAGGAGGGAAACACCACGCGCTTCTGCCAGGAG CTggccaaaaaatacaacatggTGGTGGTTTCACCGATTCTGGAGCGAGAAGAGCTGAACAACACTCTGTGGAACACAGCAGTGGTCGTCTCCAACTCTGGAAATGTGCTGGGAAAGAGCAGGAAGAACCATATTCCCAGGATTGGGGACTTTAATGAA TCAACTTATTACATGGAGGGCGACACCGGCCACACCGTGTTCCAGACAGCGTTTGGCAAAATCGCCGTGAATATCTGTTATGGGCGTCATCACCCTCTCAACTGGTTCATGTACAGCATGAACGGAGCGGAGATCATCTTTAACCCGTCAGCTACTGTTGGAGCACTCAG TGAGCCCATGTGGCCGATAGAGGCCAGGAACGCAGCCATCGCTAACCACTGCTTCACGTGTGCCATCAACCGCGTTGGGACG GagcatttcaaaaatgaattCACGTCAGGTGACGGAAAGAAAG CTCATCATGACTTTGGACACTTCTATGGATCCAGTTACGTGGCTGCTCCTGACGGCAGCCGCAGTCCGGGCCTCTCCAGGACCCGTGACGGGCTGCTGGTGGTGGAAATGGATCTCAACCTTAACCGTCAAATCAGCGATAAATGGAGTTTTAAG ATGACGGGCAGGTTCGCTGAGTATGCAGAGGAACTGACTCAAGCTGTCCGACCTGACTTTAAACCCAACATAGTGAAGGAGTAG
- the LOC122769047 gene encoding uncharacterized protein C22orf15: MFVTILFGDGRMEMYNLNCRLINFIHHLKERCSLDFKECVELMDSSGAVMNLEEKQHSDTRASSVLTQRQHYVLLRVCRDDDTGIRKYVSLLNNCSQSPLELTDLLKKLSNLNKEGDKRVRGGRTHGRKPGNRTRSKTISANNKKKSNE; encoded by the exons atgtttgtcacGATTCTGTTCGGAG ACGGCAGGATGGAAATGTACAATCTCAACTGTCGGCTGATTAACTTCATCCACCACTTAAAGGAGAGGTGCAGTCTGGACTTTAAAG agtgtgtggagctgatggacaGCAGTGGAGCAGTAATGAACTTAGAGGAGAAGCAGCACAGTGACACTCGGGCCAGCAGCGtgctcacacagagacaacactACGTGCTGCTGCGGGTCTGCC GAGACGATGACACTGGGATTCGGAAATATGTGTCTCTCTTAAACAACTGCAGTCAGAGTCCCCTGGAGTTAACAG ATCTGCTGAAGAAACTGTCAAACCTCAACAAGGAGGGGGACAAACGGGTCCGAGGAGGACGGACACACGGGAGAAAACCTGGCAACCGAACCAGGAGCAAGACCATCTCTGCAAATAACAAGaagaaatcaaatgaataa